The Fundidesulfovibrio magnetotacticus genome has a window encoding:
- a CDS encoding sigma-54 interaction domain-containing protein: MANIIVLEKGRDILNEILEISKGVPHSVCSAKRSSDLVEDGQEAKTDLLVYYKNDGVPVDQLFNRIREFRSPPKVLVVVDKPDFSELEFSLREGALDYIPRNEATGFLTSLLGRLDQLVVKDEPIGAELGERFNIVGECTLMRNCLNTVAKARHSDVSVLIQGETGTGKELIARAIHGISTRSSKSLIVVDCASLPDTLVESILFGYSKGAFTGADMQNEGLVMRAHGGTLFLDEVSELPLELQKKFLRVLQERRFRPVGAKREVESDFRLVAATNKDLSQMVKDGLFRSDLLYRIQSLKVNLPPLRSRLEDLPLLIKHLLKKSCKKNRISEKSFSDCFLETMKCHDWPGNVRELENVLDSVVVLAHFSPVVYPEHIPHYIRVRVAKHSLHNNDMQSSGDLKRITGGLVTRSSLPTYKKYRNEVLESMEQHYFKEVYELSGGNLAEAMKITNLSRARLYEFYKRYNLTKSEAH, translated from the coding sequence ATGGCCAATATTATTGTTCTTGAAAAGGGACGTGATATCCTTAACGAAATTTTAGAGATTTCCAAGGGGGTACCTCATTCCGTCTGCTCCGCCAAGCGGTCTAGCGATCTGGTGGAGGACGGGCAGGAAGCCAAAACGGACCTGCTTGTCTACTATAAAAACGACGGTGTCCCCGTCGATCAGCTCTTCAACCGGATCCGTGAGTTCCGTTCCCCCCCCAAGGTTCTGGTCGTTGTCGACAAACCCGACTTTTCCGAGTTGGAATTCTCCCTGCGCGAAGGGGCCCTGGATTATATCCCCCGCAACGAAGCCACGGGTTTCCTGACCAGCTTGTTGGGGCGTCTGGACCAGCTTGTGGTCAAAGACGAGCCCATCGGGGCCGAGCTCGGCGAACGGTTCAACATCGTCGGCGAGTGCACGCTCATGCGCAACTGTCTCAATACGGTGGCAAAGGCCAGACACAGTGATGTTTCCGTGCTCATCCAGGGGGAGACGGGCACTGGCAAGGAGCTCATCGCGCGCGCGATCCATGGCATCAGCACGCGCTCCTCGAAGAGCCTCATCGTGGTCGACTGCGCCTCGCTGCCTGACACCCTCGTCGAATCGATCCTGTTCGGCTATTCCAAGGGGGCCTTCACCGGGGCTGACATGCAGAATGAGGGTCTCGTTATGCGAGCGCATGGGGGGACGCTTTTTCTTGATGAGGTCTCCGAGCTTCCCCTGGAATTGCAGAAAAAGTTTCTCCGGGTGCTCCAGGAGCGAAGGTTCAGGCCTGTAGGAGCAAAGCGCGAAGTGGAGAGTGATTTCAGGCTCGTTGCAGCGACTAACAAAGATCTTTCTCAGATGGTTAAGGATGGCCTTTTCCGTTCAGATCTTTTGTACAGAATCCAATCGCTCAAGGTCAATCTGCCGCCGTTGAGAAGTCGACTGGAAGATCTTCCGCTGTTGATCAAGCATCTTCTGAAAAAGTCGTGCAAGAAAAATCGTATTTCAGAGAAGTCATTCTCGGATTGTTTTTTAGAGACAATGAAATGTCACGATTGGCCAGGAAATGTGCGTGAGTTGGAGAATGTTCTCGACTCTGTTGTGGTGCTGGCTCATTTCAGTCCTGTTGTATATCCTGAGCATATTCCTCACTACATTCGTGTTCGCGTGGCAAAGCATTCTTTGCATAATAATGACATGCAGTCATCTGGTGACTTGAAGAGAATAACAGGCGGGTTGGTTACCAGGTCGTCGTTGCCGACGTACAAAAAATACCGGAACGAAGTGCTGGAGTCGATGGAGCAGCATTATTTCAAGGAAGTGTATGAACTCAGCGGCGGCAATCTGGCGGAGGCCATGAAGATCACCAACCTCTCCAGGGCCAGACTTTATGAATTTTATAAGAGATACAATCTGACGAAGAGTGAGGCGCACTGA
- a CDS encoding acyltransferase family protein codes for MSGPSSTSAPQNVAIHVLRSLAILLIVNSHMTPLYPDGRFAVGGHLGNSIFFFASGFGLLLSYINRPLAPIDWYRRRFLRLFVPAILFFIIANPANPQKLLYDIWQNMIPHSLEQSTRFLPNLIVLYLLFPLVVGRNSFRLALLAIALIAPAALVLGSNNYSLATNPSSDILYCFNALCMFLFGIIAGQHYSSSRNEGKSIPWLTIFITSMTLHTAIVHFIPSVRMINFYVNISTMTSLFFVAGRINDMSIFTRNAKFFAYIASLSLAVYILHFELIKPTLQYIGKSFATVPLFMAASIIVAIPATLLSKKFMHISRI; via the coding sequence AGTGCACCTCAAAATGTCGCCATCCACGTTTTGCGCTCGCTTGCGATTCTGCTCATCGTAAATTCGCACATGACGCCACTGTATCCAGACGGGCGTTTCGCTGTTGGAGGACACCTTGGCAACTCCATCTTCTTTTTCGCATCCGGATTCGGACTGCTGCTTAGTTATATCAACAGGCCACTAGCCCCGATTGATTGGTACAGAAGGAGGTTCCTCAGGCTATTTGTTCCAGCGATACTGTTTTTCATTATCGCCAACCCTGCAAACCCTCAGAAACTGCTCTATGATATTTGGCAGAACATGATCCCGCACTCCCTTGAACAATCCACACGATTTCTCCCCAACCTCATTGTCCTCTACCTCCTGTTCCCCCTTGTGGTAGGCAGAAACAGCTTCCGGCTTGCCCTGCTCGCCATTGCACTCATCGCACCCGCCGCGCTTGTTCTAGGCAGCAACAACTACTCTCTAGCGACAAACCCCTCTAGCGACATCCTCTACTGTTTCAATGCGCTTTGCATGTTTCTATTTGGTATTATTGCAGGTCAACATTACTCATCGTCCCGCAACGAGGGGAAATCGATCCCATGGCTCACCATCTTCATTACCTCCATGACACTCCATACGGCCATCGTACACTTCATTCCTTCTGTAAGAATGATCAATTTTTATGTAAACATTTCCACGATGACCTCGCTCTTCTTTGTCGCCGGAAGGATTAACGACATGAGCATCTTCACACGAAACGCTAAATTTTTTGCATACATTGCATCGCTGTCACTCGCTGTCTACATACTTCACTTTGAACTCATCAAGCCAACACTGCAATATATCGGTAAATCATTCGCAACAGTTCCTTTGTTCATGGCGGCTTCCATCATTGTTGCGATACCAGCAACATTACTTTCCAAGAAATTTATGCATATTTCAAGAATTTAA
- a CDS encoding ThiF family adenylyltransferase: MTTKGQDPPVASSLFDVEARAFMEAAFSRNLGILTPQEQEKLFLSRVAVPGLGGVGGLHCMTLARLGVGSFHLADPDAYELANFNRQFGATVRHLGESKLSSMVEEIRQINPRASLTSFHDGLTPDNLDEFLSGVNVVVDGLDFSAFNIRRMLFNRAREMGIPVVTAAPLGYTASLLVFAPDSMTFDDYFDNRPGLSERERLLRFAVGLAPSGLHLGQIDPAKVDLARGRGPSLAVACLLCAALAATETVRLLGGRPGLKTAPWSLQVDLATGRSKWSRPRRGNASASQRLKLWYVRNVLLAGMSEATRGVPSTPVGVTAGQAPTPDQLGWLEQAARQAPSGDNCQPWRIQRTENGLSIRLDPSRDGSFFNFRQLASVIACGAAVQNVVSSAPDTGLRALFELLPDPADRDCMAEIRLEPSVAVPDVLSETVWTRCTNRRPYFRRSVDSYSVKRLVESAEPSRLIVVHDPKRLRELAGLVYLADRIRVERRDLHEHFTSMTRFTPPDGAGHDDGLPLKNLHAGAAGEAFLRLTRPWWAMRVANTVGLGRLVALHSRLGMLSSPLAGLLCAEQADVEGFLKGGMGMERVWLMATRLGLALQPMTAITLFWLRWRLEGPDAFSKAHRTLLEKVWQGFEKLFPELGAACWPVMLFRAGHARPISQGTPRRLREP, translated from the coding sequence ATGACCACCAAAGGACAGGATCCCCCCGTCGCGTCGTCACTGTTCGACGTCGAGGCCCGGGCTTTCATGGAGGCGGCCTTCTCCCGCAACCTGGGCATTCTCACCCCGCAGGAGCAGGAGAAACTTTTCCTGTCACGAGTGGCCGTGCCCGGCCTGGGGGGCGTCGGCGGGCTTCACTGCATGACTCTGGCCAGACTTGGCGTGGGGAGCTTTCACTTGGCCGATCCGGACGCCTACGAACTGGCGAATTTCAACCGCCAATTCGGGGCCACGGTGCGCCATCTGGGCGAAAGCAAGCTGTCCTCCATGGTCGAGGAGATCCGTCAGATCAACCCCCGTGCGTCGCTGACATCGTTTCACGACGGGCTGACCCCGGACAATCTGGACGAATTCCTCTCCGGTGTGAACGTTGTCGTGGACGGTCTGGACTTCAGCGCCTTCAACATCCGCAGGATGCTCTTCAACAGGGCGCGTGAAATGGGCATCCCGGTTGTTACGGCCGCCCCCCTGGGTTATACTGCGTCGCTTCTGGTCTTCGCTCCGGACTCCATGACCTTCGATGACTACTTCGACAACCGACCGGGGCTTTCCGAGCGCGAACGCCTGCTGCGCTTCGCGGTCGGGCTGGCGCCTTCCGGGCTGCATCTGGGGCAGATCGATCCGGCGAAGGTCGATCTGGCCAGGGGGCGGGGCCCGTCGCTTGCGGTTGCCTGCCTCCTCTGCGCAGCCTTGGCAGCCACGGAAACGGTACGGCTCCTAGGGGGGCGTCCCGGGCTCAAAACTGCCCCATGGTCGCTGCAGGTTGATCTTGCCACGGGCCGGTCCAAATGGTCCCGTCCGCGCCGGGGCAACGCCTCGGCAAGCCAGCGTCTCAAGCTTTGGTACGTCCGTAACGTTCTCCTGGCAGGCATGTCCGAGGCGACGCGCGGCGTGCCCTCCACACCGGTCGGCGTCACGGCGGGCCAGGCTCCGACTCCCGACCAACTGGGCTGGCTGGAGCAGGCGGCTCGCCAGGCGCCCTCCGGCGACAACTGCCAGCCGTGGCGCATCCAACGTACGGAGAATGGCCTGAGCATCCGGCTCGATCCATCCCGCGACGGTAGTTTCTTCAACTTCCGGCAGTTGGCGTCCGTCATAGCCTGTGGCGCAGCCGTCCAGAATGTGGTTAGCTCAGCCCCGGATACAGGCCTCAGGGCCTTGTTTGAGCTCTTGCCCGATCCTGCCGACAGGGATTGCATGGCGGAAATACGTCTTGAGCCCTCAGTTGCTGTCCCTGATGTGCTTAGCGAAACGGTTTGGACGCGCTGCACCAATCGACGTCCGTATTTCCGACGCTCCGTGGACTCCTACAGCGTTAAGCGTCTCGTGGAGTCGGCGGAGCCCTCCCGCCTGATCGTCGTGCATGATCCCAAGAGACTCCGGGAGCTTGCTGGTCTTGTCTATCTTGCGGACCGCATCCGGGTGGAGCGTCGCGACCTGCACGAGCACTTCACCTCCATGACCCGCTTCACACCTCCCGACGGGGCCGGGCATGACGACGGCCTGCCGCTCAAGAACCTCCATGCCGGCGCGGCGGGCGAGGCCTTCCTGCGGTTGACGCGTCCCTGGTGGGCCATGCGTGTCGCCAACACCGTAGGTCTCGGCAGGCTGGTTGCGCTGCATTCGCGCCTCGGCATGCTGTCGAGCCCTCTCGCGGGGCTTTTGTGCGCGGAGCAGGCCGACGTGGAGGGGTTCCTGAAGGGCGGCATGGGGATGGAGCGCGTCTGGCTCATGGCCACCCGCCTGGGCCTTGCTCTTCAGCCCATGACGGCCATCACCCTCTTCTGGCTGCGCTGGCGTCTGGAGGGTCCGGATGCCTTCAGTAAGGCGCACCGGACCCTCCTGGAAAAGGTTTGGCAAGGGTTCGAGAAGCTCTTTCCGGAGCTCGGAGCTGCCTGCTGGCCGGTGATGCTCTTCCGGGCAGGGCATGCGCGGCCCATCAGCCAAGGCACCCCCAGAAGACTGCGCGAGCCCTAG
- a CDS encoding PEP-CTERM sorting domain-containing protein produces MYSENGSTSVQTYNNLNAGAGYLTGVFMAQVTNISLASNGDAILTLGAVDYTSGQFASLSNAFKDAFGSYDAQNDTWTKDNASEVLKMYWSTDLASVPTQTYSSTNVNNIVSGDLWSSFQLGSADDFSVNILSQYVGGTVPQGNYFGTMDFSLSPTAGLAVQTLLGNTGGWQAAQASATGLGLTRTRQTGDYQVAIGDRAEIYATPEPATMIAMGSGLLGLFGLRRRARKN; encoded by the coding sequence ATGTACAGCGAAAATGGTTCCACCTCGGTCCAGACCTACAACAACCTCAACGCCGGGGCCGGATACCTCACCGGCGTGTTCATGGCCCAGGTGACGAATATCTCCTTGGCCAGCAACGGCGACGCCATCCTCACCCTGGGCGCTGTCGACTACACCTCCGGCCAGTTCGCGTCCCTGTCCAATGCATTCAAGGACGCCTTCGGCTCCTACGACGCCCAGAACGACACCTGGACCAAGGACAACGCTTCGGAAGTGCTCAAGATGTACTGGTCCACCGACCTCGCTTCCGTCCCCACCCAGACCTACTCCTCGACCAACGTGAACAACATCGTCAGCGGCGACCTCTGGTCCTCGTTCCAGCTCGGCAGCGCCGACGACTTCTCCGTGAACATCCTCAGCCAGTACGTCGGCGGCACCGTCCCGCAGGGCAACTACTTCGGCACCATGGACTTCAGCCTCTCCCCGACCGCCGGCCTGGCCGTGCAGACCCTGCTGGGCAACACCGGCGGCTGGCAGGCCGCGCAGGCCAGCGCCACCGGCCTGGGCCTGACCCGCACCCGTCAGACGGGCGACTACCAGGTGGCCATCGGCGACCGCGCCGAGATCTACGCCACCCCCGAACCCGCCACCATGATCGCCATGGGCTCCGGCCTCCTGGGCCTCTTCGGCCTGCGCCGCCGCGCCAGAAAGAACTAG
- a CDS encoding glycoside hydrolase domain-containing protein: protein MSAVSLTRLIIIVASIVCLSNECTAASTEQQKTCELSLPFAANVAPDQEWYTLGTTPLRLTIPKFTLPGNKPRVESASLLLYYRYEPDWTDVSLKLVVEGLDGSPMVSTPWYGANHPQKTPHGRWYEFPLPRETVEAWATGKGSPGALVRREYVGGGRNPNHPLVFGSPNGSESVRPVLKLRCSFSGVAAPTPPEWSMQPPPNPVKDKVLLTWEHKAPHDFNQGAQVSYQIETSQDRSNWVPLAQLPGDKRKAFLPMDGVRPGGQVHIRIRAVNDLGAASPWVQTDKPYVQAAPEESALEAYFESPLRKIMRFDLPQRPSSPPTFFAARGESELIQLVLTGAATLDDLRVTISPLQGPGGSAIADDNVCIYRQEYINLTKPSKNVGRIGWWPDALVPLRDAYFGESRAKRPMVKNGGENESFWIEIDVPSNQTPGTYRGTVRVDSGSVLQKEIPLAFTVRNFTIPVQQTLRTSFGCDPTYLGKNYNIYTKEASKHRISLYGGYFTITGVYDVNSDTCSINAKQAEQYYESAMTGKGMPHGRSFDSINVSGKPDVNSDQAWVAYWRAVQAYLESKGWLDRTYVYVWDEPRDSDIPELARRARLIKAGAPKLRTLVTTECRPELRGLIDIWCPVINFYDSKDKHGGEELYRSRQKSGEQVWWYTSMMSEETKSLPSYFIDASAVSPRVVGWLTWQRGVQGVLYYHMALAWKNRPWENQFAFDANGDGTLWYPGTPDVIGGTKEIPVPSIRLKAIRDGFEDFEYLALLEKLGGRSEAESICAQVGNGPFAWRDDPDAMAKARALLADAIERRVGGQ from the coding sequence ATGAGCGCAGTATCACTGACACGATTGATTATCATTGTTGCATCCATTGTCTGCTTGAGTAACGAGTGCACCGCAGCATCCACCGAGCAACAAAAAACCTGCGAGCTGTCATTGCCCTTCGCCGCCAACGTTGCGCCAGATCAAGAATGGTACACGCTGGGGACGACACCACTTCGCCTGACCATCCCGAAGTTCACACTTCCGGGTAACAAGCCTCGTGTGGAATCCGCCAGTCTTTTGCTGTACTACCGCTACGAACCCGACTGGACCGACGTGTCCCTCAAGCTGGTGGTCGAGGGTCTCGACGGATCCCCGATGGTCTCCACACCATGGTATGGCGCCAACCACCCCCAAAAGACCCCGCACGGTCGCTGGTACGAGTTCCCCTTGCCCAGGGAGACCGTCGAGGCCTGGGCCACCGGGAAAGGATCCCCCGGAGCTCTGGTGCGTCGAGAATATGTTGGCGGTGGGCGCAACCCCAACCACCCCCTGGTATTCGGCAGCCCCAATGGGAGCGAGAGCGTTCGCCCGGTCCTCAAGCTCCGGTGCTCATTTTCGGGCGTTGCAGCTCCAACCCCTCCCGAATGGTCCATGCAGCCCCCACCAAACCCGGTTAAGGACAAGGTGCTGCTCACGTGGGAGCACAAGGCCCCCCACGACTTCAACCAAGGCGCCCAGGTTTCCTACCAGATCGAGACGTCGCAGGACCGGTCCAACTGGGTACCTTTGGCGCAATTGCCCGGCGACAAGCGGAAGGCTTTTCTCCCCATGGATGGAGTCCGGCCTGGGGGCCAAGTCCACATAAGGATCCGAGCAGTCAACGATCTCGGCGCCGCCAGCCCCTGGGTGCAAACGGACAAGCCCTATGTCCAGGCCGCGCCGGAGGAGTCGGCTCTCGAGGCTTATTTCGAGTCCCCCCTGCGCAAGATCATGCGTTTCGACCTGCCCCAAAGGCCCTCCTCTCCGCCGACATTCTTTGCCGCGCGGGGCGAGTCCGAGCTGATCCAGCTTGTGCTCACCGGAGCGGCAACCCTAGACGACCTCCGCGTGACAATTTCCCCCCTTCAGGGGCCCGGTGGATCGGCCATCGCGGACGACAACGTCTGCATCTACCGTCAGGAGTATATCAACCTCACCAAACCTTCCAAAAACGTCGGAAGGATCGGCTGGTGGCCTGACGCTTTGGTTCCTCTCCGAGACGCATATTTCGGTGAATCTCGTGCAAAGCGACCAATGGTCAAGAATGGCGGGGAGAATGAATCGTTCTGGATTGAGATCGACGTCCCGTCAAATCAGACACCTGGTACGTATCGAGGAACCGTCCGTGTTGACAGTGGAAGCGTGCTGCAGAAGGAGATCCCGCTGGCGTTTACTGTCCGAAACTTCACCATACCAGTTCAACAGACGCTACGGACATCATTCGGCTGCGACCCGACATACCTTGGCAAGAACTACAATATATACACCAAGGAAGCATCCAAGCACCGCATCTCACTATATGGCGGATATTTCACAATCACTGGGGTCTATGACGTCAACTCTGACACGTGCAGCATCAATGCGAAGCAGGCTGAACAGTATTACGAATCGGCTATGACTGGAAAGGGCATGCCGCATGGACGTTCCTTCGACTCCATCAACGTCTCCGGCAAGCCGGATGTGAACTCCGATCAAGCCTGGGTGGCCTATTGGCGCGCGGTGCAGGCCTACCTTGAAAGCAAAGGCTGGTTGGACAGAACCTATGTTTACGTGTGGGACGAACCCCGCGACAGCGACATTCCCGAGCTGGCCCGGAGAGCACGGCTGATCAAGGCCGGAGCCCCGAAACTGCGCACCCTGGTCACCACGGAATGCCGCCCGGAGTTACGCGGACTGATCGACATCTGGTGCCCCGTGATCAACTTCTACGACAGCAAGGACAAGCACGGCGGCGAGGAACTTTACCGGTCGCGACAGAAGTCGGGGGAGCAGGTGTGGTGGTATACCTCCATGATGTCGGAGGAGACCAAAAGCCTGCCCAGCTACTTCATCGACGCCAGCGCCGTCTCGCCGCGTGTCGTCGGATGGCTCACCTGGCAACGCGGTGTGCAGGGAGTGCTTTACTACCACATGGCTTTAGCCTGGAAGAACCGCCCGTGGGAAAACCAGTTCGCATTCGACGCCAACGGGGACGGTACGCTCTGGTATCCGGGGACGCCGGACGTCATCGGAGGGACCAAAGAGATTCCCGTGCCTTCCATCAGGCTCAAGGCGATTCGAGACGGGTTTGAGGATTTCGAATACCTCGCCCTTCTGGAAAAGCTGGGCGGCCGGTCCGAGGCGGAAAGCATCTGCGCACAGGTCGGAAACGGTCCCTTCGCTTGGCGGGACGACCCGGATGCCATGGCCAAAGCCCGCGCACTCCTGGCGGACGCCATCGAGCGGCGCGTCGGCGGGCAGTAA
- a CDS encoding PilZ domain-containing protein, translating into MTTDKEREHTVMHQQLTVSRGGTTTVCFDIPVGLADRFREKASLAGETQDALLDDVLTKFLNCTSDARFHENGFDKRREKRVDVSINGVMEISMPHNETQYKAVKIRDISVGGLGMVISCDSSVIVDNLRSGTPFVVIFSVPSLTNIFKVLCRPVHVTTSLAVSVGASFVKLPAVLANTLQVHFGF; encoded by the coding sequence ATGACAACAGACAAGGAAAGAGAGCATACAGTGATGCATCAGCAATTGACAGTATCAAGGGGGGGCACGACAACAGTTTGTTTTGATATTCCAGTCGGTTTGGCTGACAGATTCCGTGAAAAAGCCAGTCTCGCTGGAGAAACGCAGGACGCACTGTTGGATGATGTTTTGACAAAATTCTTGAATTGCACGAGCGATGCACGTTTCCATGAAAACGGATTCGATAAAAGGAGGGAGAAGCGTGTTGATGTATCGATAAACGGAGTGATGGAGATTTCTATGCCGCACAATGAGACACAATATAAGGCCGTGAAGATACGTGACATTTCTGTTGGTGGCCTCGGGATGGTCATCAGCTGCGACTCGTCTGTGATAGTGGATAATCTGCGTAGTGGAACACCGTTTGTTGTTATTTTTAGTGTGCCGTCACTTACGAATATTTTCAAGGTGTTGTGTAGGCCCGTCCATGTGACAACAAGTCTTGCGGTGTCTGTAGGTGCTTCGTTTGTTAAGCTCCCGGCAGTGTTGGCAAACACGCTTCAGGTTCATTTCGGCTTTTGA
- a CDS encoding glycosyltransferase has translation MRILCIPYSHTFSHLARPLAVALELRRRGHEVHFAGESPKLRHVSEAGFQAHPLFEPDPKALFDRIREGTLRFVTTKELNRMIEADLELAGRLRPDVVLTDGRFSAAISMQLGGHRHAAIVNVSSCEYRALPYVPLFEGVPERLAPQGSLVRRVLNRVNLAVEMTVFDTAMGDFSRLSRRHSLRKRVTATNCLTGADMTLLADIPEYFPTRTLPADTRYVGPLGWELPQGRPDWWPLPRRDGPMIYMTMGTTGIPEFFQRVTDVFEAEGWNAVITTGGQTRDVASPSRFIRIEEFVDGELVIVESDVVVCHGGNGSVYQALRLGKPIVGIPTIPDQKFNMRRVQALGAGLTVTPEAFLRSPASLKQAVERVLEDAAYTSAARRLGQIIQTRDAPRACAEALESLGAGGPPPLRAWQTVK, from the coding sequence TTGCGCATCCTCTGCATCCCATACTCCCACACCTTTTCGCACCTGGCCCGGCCACTGGCCGTGGCCCTGGAACTGCGCCGCCGGGGGCACGAGGTGCACTTCGCTGGGGAAAGCCCCAAGCTGCGACACGTGTCCGAGGCAGGATTCCAGGCCCACCCCCTGTTCGAGCCCGATCCCAAGGCTCTTTTCGACCGCATCCGGGAAGGAACGCTGCGCTTCGTCACCACCAAAGAATTGAACCGGATGATCGAGGCGGACCTTGAACTGGCCGGCCGCCTGCGTCCGGACGTGGTCCTCACCGACGGGCGCTTTTCAGCGGCCATTTCCATGCAACTGGGCGGACACAGGCATGCCGCCATCGTGAACGTTTCATCCTGCGAATACCGGGCGCTCCCCTATGTTCCCTTGTTCGAGGGGGTTCCGGAGCGTCTTGCGCCGCAGGGCTCCCTGGTCCGGCGCGTCCTGAACCGGGTGAACTTGGCCGTGGAGATGACGGTGTTCGACACGGCCATGGGCGACTTCTCAAGGCTTTCCAGACGACACTCGCTGCGCAAGAGAGTCACGGCCACCAACTGCCTGACCGGGGCAGACATGACGCTGCTGGCCGACATCCCAGAATATTTCCCCACACGCACCCTCCCGGCCGACACCCGCTACGTCGGCCCCCTGGGTTGGGAACTCCCCCAGGGCCGACCCGACTGGTGGCCCCTGCCCAGGCGCGACGGCCCCATGATCTACATGACCATGGGCACCACGGGTATTCCGGAATTCTTTCAGCGCGTGACGGACGTTTTCGAGGCGGAGGGATGGAACGCGGTGATCACCACGGGCGGACAGACCCGGGATGTGGCCTCGCCAAGCCGCTTCATCCGGATCGAGGAATTCGTTGATGGGGAGTTGGTCATCGTGGAGAGCGACGTGGTGGTCTGCCACGGGGGCAACGGAAGCGTCTACCAGGCCCTGCGCCTGGGCAAGCCCATCGTGGGCATTCCCACCATCCCGGACCAGAAGTTCAACATGCGCCGCGTCCAGGCCCTGGGGGCGGGGCTCACCGTAACGCCGGAGGCCTTCCTGCGCTCCCCCGCGTCCCTCAAACAGGCCGTGGAGCGCGTCCTGGAGGATGCGGCGTACACCTCCGCGGCGCGACGCCTGGGGCAGATCATCCAGACCCGCGACGCCCCTCGCGCATGTGCCGAGGCCTTAGAGTCCCTGGGGGCTGGGGGACCGCCCCCACTGCGCGCCTGGCAGACCGTTAAATAA
- a CDS encoding N-acyl amino acid synthase FeeM domain-containing protein, which yields MQHISLSNSSGSPLPPPIAQDDGSTSGADRRRTIRIRRSALLDAKLESLDRPSIKIAETMEEYSQAFGVLHDVYVASGYLRSPLTSGMHFGIHHLLPKTCVFVFKTYLTVISTMSYIPDTPQFGLPMDELYKDELDSLRAQGRKIIEVGSLATSPHRRWQNIVVFLAKAIFTYALSTGADDLCIMVNPKHVRFYKSIFLFEEFGEAKHYGKVDAPAVALRADMRDIESALFKAYHDNDFDTNLHAFFVKVNARPGGHEVDGESSEKDYSLDNDIMRHLLHSNPFVLHALSPGQLAWLKQTYGCVISQTPPPVS from the coding sequence ATGCAACATATTTCATTGTCAAACTCATCGGGCTCGCCACTGCCTCCGCCAATCGCCCAGGACGACGGCTCCACCTCTGGAGCGGATCGTCGCCGTACCATACGTATCCGCCGTTCCGCATTGCTCGACGCCAAGCTTGAATCGCTCGATCGGCCGAGCATCAAGATCGCCGAGACCATGGAGGAATATTCCCAGGCCTTCGGGGTGCTCCATGATGTCTATGTCGCTTCAGGCTACCTGCGGTCTCCATTGACGTCCGGGATGCACTTTGGCATCCACCATCTCCTTCCGAAAACATGTGTGTTTGTATTCAAGACATATCTGACGGTCATATCGACCATGAGCTACATACCAGATACTCCGCAGTTTGGTCTTCCAATGGATGAGCTTTACAAAGATGAACTTGACTCGCTTCGTGCACAGGGTCGTAAAATCATAGAGGTCGGGTCCTTGGCAACATCACCGCACAGGCGGTGGCAAAACATTGTCGTCTTTCTGGCCAAGGCAATTTTCACCTATGCCTTATCCACGGGGGCTGACGATCTCTGCATCATGGTCAACCCGAAGCACGTAAGATTCTACAAGTCAATTTTCCTGTTTGAGGAATTTGGAGAGGCGAAGCATTACGGAAAGGTGGACGCTCCGGCTGTCGCACTTCGCGCCGACATGCGCGATATCGAATCTGCACTTTTCAAAGCCTATCATGACAATGACTTTGATACGAACCTTCACGCATTCTTCGTAAAGGTCAACGCGCGTCCAGGAGGTCATGAAGTTGATGGCGAAAGTTCTGAAAAAGATTACTCTCTGGACAACGACATAATGCGTCATCTCTTGCATTCAAATCCGTTTGTTCTCCACGCGCTGTCGCCTGGGCAACTGGCATGGCTGAAGCAAACATACGGCTGCGTCATCTCACAAACGCCCCCTCCTGTATCATGA